In Deinococcus sp. YIM 134068, the following proteins share a genomic window:
- a CDS encoding PilX N-terminal domain-containing pilus assembly protein, whose product MNRHTATRGATLVVVVLFTSLLLAVLLAASSQLTLSSRRTVSDQRAALQAQYVAESGVALAQSRLRDVQTLMSVSSLSMGTGLTASKLKGYAEKFCGNTSWTTVSQASGTKRYTCTASTTGLSDQFEVFAQFVLPAKYTEVLPASERPTNVNDLDSRRQWWKAQLGESRKLEVNGATVNYRLKPSRVERINNESYTFFIQVEGLNVGGSSSGATRVLKADRTNLTGWWVQIALPSYLDNVLFTNHHTQDPNNANVTSWNPTVNFTDQIFDGPVHTNEKFLFASGSTAQFKGGISSAGCTNLKQTVLNDDQSCTRQAGFYYGGNGTSNLRAPDNATASDADKNVNLWQKLTAAAPGVGIANVKDGSGNDTAVKDATFTAAYRPMPINANSQRDAAQGKVPSDKQDDPEEKARYESGKGLYFTDDVAGIVLSTGNAAGVAPTSYNTVTKKWSPEPLYQYVRVAKKTIKQEIGQETRCTAASNGKCTQTETIKVYKDVLSDFEEYRVDGSGKMEKKANGTWTTHLTKFNGVIFGEKNIGVLKGPDRSVNATIDGKVQTLSPPAIAGFSQLTVAAEKNINIASDLRLTDEPCNPADTACKNGKPTQPLNVLGVYTQSGDVVINKEAPNNLHLHAMLMSSKGEVRVDGHQFGADRGNVNLIGGVVENWYGAFGSTSSINPDSGYGRNFSHDRRFEDPGFTPPFFAQSPVWIPADPGKTSSLSQLIYTQTNKTELKVVP is encoded by the coding sequence ATGAATAGGCACACAGCCACACGCGGGGCCACCCTGGTCGTCGTCGTGCTGTTCACCTCGCTGCTGCTGGCGGTGCTCCTGGCGGCCTCCTCCCAGCTCACCCTCTCCAGTCGCCGCACCGTTTCGGACCAGCGAGCCGCGTTGCAAGCCCAGTACGTCGCCGAGTCGGGCGTGGCGCTGGCGCAGAGCCGGCTGCGGGACGTGCAGACGCTGATGTCGGTGAGTAGTTTATCTATGGGAACCGGATTGACGGCGAGCAAATTGAAGGGATATGCCGAAAAGTTCTGTGGCAACACCAGTTGGACCACGGTGAGCCAGGCGAGCGGTACCAAGCGGTACACCTGCACCGCTTCCACCACCGGCCTCAGCGATCAATTTGAGGTCTTCGCGCAGTTCGTCCTGCCCGCCAAATATACCGAAGTTCTCCCCGCCTCCGAGCGCCCGACCAACGTGAATGACCTGGACAGCCGCCGTCAATGGTGGAAGGCTCAACTGGGTGAGTCGCGCAAGCTAGAGGTGAACGGGGCGACGGTGAACTACCGCCTGAAACCCAGCCGTGTCGAGCGCATCAACAACGAGAGCTACACCTTCTTCATTCAGGTCGAGGGGTTGAATGTCGGCGGGAGCAGTTCGGGTGCCACCCGTGTGCTCAAGGCCGACCGAACGAACCTGACAGGATGGTGGGTCCAGATCGCCCTGCCCAGCTACCTCGATAATGTGTTGTTCACGAACCACCACACTCAGGACCCCAACAACGCGAACGTGACTTCTTGGAACCCTACCGTAAACTTCACCGATCAGATCTTTGACGGGCCGGTACACACCAACGAGAAGTTCCTCTTCGCGTCAGGCTCGACCGCACAATTTAAGGGCGGTATCAGTAGCGCGGGATGCACCAACTTGAAGCAGACAGTCCTCAACGATGACCAGAGCTGCACTCGTCAGGCCGGGTTTTACTACGGCGGTAATGGAACCTCGAATTTGAGAGCGCCTGACAATGCTACGGCCTCAGATGCCGATAAGAATGTGAATCTGTGGCAGAAGTTGACGGCGGCGGCACCCGGTGTTGGAATTGCCAACGTCAAGGATGGAAGCGGTAACGACACGGCGGTCAAAGACGCCACCTTCACGGCTGCATACCGCCCTATGCCCATCAACGCCAACAGTCAGCGGGACGCCGCGCAGGGTAAGGTGCCCAGTGACAAGCAGGACGACCCCGAGGAAAAGGCCCGCTATGAGAGTGGAAAGGGGTTGTACTTCACTGATGATGTGGCGGGAATAGTCCTCTCTACCGGGAACGCTGCCGGAGTAGCGCCCACATCGTACAACACTGTGACGAAGAAGTGGAGTCCCGAACCCCTGTACCAGTACGTGAGGGTCGCCAAAAAGACAATTAAGCAGGAAATTGGCCAGGAGACGAGGTGTACAGCCGCATCGAACGGCAAGTGCACGCAGACCGAAACGATCAAGGTCTACAAGGATGTTCTAAGTGACTTTGAAGAGTACCGAGTGGATGGCAGCGGCAAAATGGAGAAGAAGGCAAACGGCACCTGGACTACCCACCTCACCAAGTTCAATGGTGTGATCTTCGGGGAGAAGAATATCGGTGTCTTGAAGGGGCCAGACCGGAGCGTGAACGCTACAATCGATGGAAAGGTACAGACGCTCTCACCGCCAGCTATCGCGGGCTTCTCCCAGCTTACGGTTGCCGCTGAGAAGAACATTAACATCGCAAGCGATCTACGCCTGACCGATGAACCCTGCAACCCGGCGGACACGGCTTGTAAGAATGGGAAGCCTACGCAACCACTGAATGTGCTGGGCGTCTATACGCAGTCGGGCGATGTCGTGATTAACAAGGAAGCACCGAACAATCTGCACTTACACGCCATGCTGATGTCGAGCAAGGGCGAGGTGCGGGTGGACGGTCATCAGTTCGGGGCCGACCGGGGCAACGTCAACCTCATCGGCGGTGTTGTGGAGAACTGGTACGGCGCGTTCGGTTCCACTAGCAGCATCAACCCCGACAGCGGATACGGACGCAACTTCTCGCACGACCGCCGCTTCGAGGACCCCGGCTTCACGCCGCCCTTCTTCGCTCAGTCCCCGGTCTGGATTCCTGCCGATCCGGGCAAGACGAGCAGCCTCTCGCAATTGATCTACACTCAGACAAACAAGACAGAGTTGAAGGTTGTGCCATGA
- a CDS encoding M48 family metallopeptidase, with protein MTLQRPRPRSQWTVGGVLVTVRRSARRRTLSLNVSPGTVTVHAPARTPDALISSFLEARRGWVERHLTAYAARTVPSPLVDGAALPFLGETLTLRVTPGTRTPTRSGSEVHIPPGDPDATRRAVERWYRLAALPELRALTEGYADALGARDRLRRVSLSGARTRWGSCTAQGDIRLHWLLARAPREVAAYVVLHEAAHLLELNHSPRYWAHIARLMPDHATRRAWLRDHGHTLALG; from the coding sequence ATGACGTTGCAACGCCCTCGCCCCCGCTCCCAGTGGACGGTCGGGGGCGTTCTCGTGACGGTGCGGCGCAGTGCCCGCCGCCGTACCCTCTCCCTGAACGTCTCGCCCGGCACGGTGACGGTCCACGCCCCGGCCCGCACACCCGACGCCCTCATCTCCTCGTTTCTGGAGGCCCGGCGGGGCTGGGTGGAACGGCACCTCACCGCCTACGCCGCCCGCACCGTGCCCTCCCCCCTCGTGGACGGCGCGGCCCTGCCCTTCCTCGGGGAGACGCTGACCCTGCGCGTCACGCCGGGAACCCGTACACCCACCCGGTCAGGCTCGGAGGTCCACATTCCCCCCGGCGACCCCGACGCCACCCGCCGCGCGGTGGAACGCTGGTATCGCCTGGCAGCCCTGCCCGAGTTGCGCGCCCTGACCGAGGGATACGCGGACGCGCTCGGTGCCCGCGACCGCCTGCGCCGGGTCAGCCTCAGCGGTGCCCGCACCCGCTGGGGAAGCTGCACGGCCCAGGGGGACATCCGCCTTCACTGGCTCCTGGCCCGCGCCCCCCGCGAGGTCGCCGCCTACGTCGTCCTGCACGAGGCCGCACACCTCCTCGAACTCAACCACTCGCCCCGCTACTGGGCACATATCGCCCGCCTCATGCCCGACCACGCGACCCGCCGGGCCTGGCTACGCGACCACGGGCACACGCTGGCGCTGGGGTAA
- the ypfJ gene encoding KPN_02809 family neutral zinc metallopeptidase, whose product MDWQNLPGGGNIEDRRGGGVPGGGIAVGGVGGLIIALIAMFFGVDPSAILGGGQSPPTTQTQAGGGGAQDTEYQFVDRIVASTNTVWGGVFQQAGRTYTKPTLVLFSGAVNSACGQASSAVGPFYCPLDNKMYLDTSFFAQMDRQLGGGGDFAYSYVIAHEVGHHVQNELGIADQVERAQRQARSEAEANQSGVRLELQADCFAGVWGNQVASLANLTEADVREAVNTASAIGDDTLQRQGQGRVVPDSFTHGTSQQRVNWFMTGFKSGDPNQCDTFKQSYGSL is encoded by the coding sequence ATGGACTGGCAGAACCTTCCCGGTGGCGGGAATATCGAGGACCGCAGGGGCGGCGGGGTGCCCGGCGGCGGCATCGCGGTGGGCGGGGTCGGCGGGCTGATCATCGCCCTGATCGCCATGTTCTTCGGGGTGGACCCCAGCGCCATCCTCGGCGGCGGGCAGAGTCCCCCCACCACCCAGACGCAGGCGGGCGGCGGCGGCGCGCAGGACACCGAGTATCAGTTCGTGGACCGTATCGTGGCGAGCACGAACACCGTCTGGGGCGGCGTCTTCCAGCAGGCGGGGCGCACGTATACCAAGCCGACGCTGGTGCTGTTCTCGGGCGCGGTCAACAGCGCGTGCGGACAGGCGAGCAGCGCGGTCGGCCCCTTCTACTGCCCGCTCGACAACAAGATGTACCTGGACACGAGCTTCTTCGCGCAGATGGACCGCCAACTCGGGGGCGGCGGCGACTTCGCCTACTCCTACGTGATCGCGCACGAGGTCGGGCACCACGTCCAGAACGAACTTGGCATCGCCGATCAGGTGGAGCGCGCTCAGCGGCAGGCCCGCAGCGAGGCGGAGGCCAACCAGTCCGGCGTGCGGCTGGAGCTTCAGGCCGACTGCTTCGCGGGGGTGTGGGGCAATCAGGTCGCCAGCCTCGCCAACCTGACCGAGGCCGACGTGCGCGAGGCCGTCAACACCGCCTCCGCCATCGGCGACGACACCCTCCAGCGCCAGGGGCAGGGCCGCGTGGTGCCCGACTCCTTCACCCACGGCACCAGCCAGCAGCGCGTGAACTGGTTCATGACCGGCTTCAAGAGCGGCGATCCGAACCAGTGCGACACCTTCAAGCAGAGTTACGGGTCGCTGTGA